The proteins below are encoded in one region of Helianthus annuus cultivar XRQ/B chromosome 2, HanXRQr2.0-SUNRISE, whole genome shotgun sequence:
- the LOC110905249 gene encoding F-box protein At5g65850 — METLGEEKSTTSMVVNRSSKKPKISELPIDVIDGILSRLPVKSILQCKSVSKPWLSRISDPLFTKLYFTRSTADHRTALFISAYDSSTHKRHFLSAAHDGGPVTHLMTLDNPNYIHFSDPVHLNGLVFFTCTNWAYGKYNQYVLNPTTRKTFELPHPASLTDRGHGPHCYLFGFDESRNEHKILMVRRLLFPPKVDIMIFSMINYSWRKIDCECPVAFRWCTLYRDIYGSVCVNSVVYVMLRGSVDILAFDFRTEKFSMIGTLPGFVPRELTTSYTLDGKPLYNGNKVVLIKINGCIGVVCHDNVLLSNEMHIWRLQDYENRVWVREVITLPKPCVELDHPYPLNVSNMDEIIFSSGKVSGNVICLPIYNKKSKRCKVLRLTLGDGFLSPETVEFKQIKCYAESIMPL, encoded by the coding sequence ATGGAAACCCTAGGAGAAGAAAAATCTACAACGTCGATGGTTGTTAATCGATCGTCCAAGAAGCCAAAGATTTCAGAACTCCCAATTGACGTCATTGATGGCATTCTCTCCAGACTTCCTGTCAAATCCATACTCCAATGCAAATCCGTCTCTAAACCATGGCTCTCGCGCATCTCCGATCCATTATTCACCAAACTCTACTTCACCCGCTCCACCGCTGACCACCGCACCGCCTTATTTATTTCCGCTTATGATAGTTCCACTCACAAACGTCACTTTCTCTCCGCCGCTCATGACGGTGGACCCGTCACTCATCTCATGACACTAGACAACCCTAATTATATCCATTTTTCAGACCCGGTACATTTGAACGGGTTAGTATTCTTTACATGCACGAACTGGGCTTATGGGAAATACAACCAATACGTTCTCAACCCTACCACCCGTAAGACTTTTGAACTCCCTCATCCTGCTTCTTTGACGGATCGGGGACATGGGCCCCACTGTTACTTATTTGGGTTCGATGAGTCTAGAAACGAACATAAGATCTTGATGGTCAGGCGGCTTCTTTTTCCTCCTAAAGTCGATATTATGATTTTCTCTATGATAAATTATTCATGGAGAAAGATTGATTGTGAGTGTCCTGTTGCTTTTAGATGGTGTACTTTGTACCGTGACATCTATGGTAGTGTTTGTGTCAATAGTGTAGTGTATGTAATGCTTCGTGGCTCGGTTGACATTTTGGCGTTTGACTTTAGAACTGAGAAGTTTTCGATGATTGGCACTCTTCCAGGTTTTGTGCCACGTGAACTCACTACAAGCTACACTTTGGACGGCAAACCTTTGTACAATGGTAACAAAGTGGTTCTCATAAAAATCAACGGATGTATAGGAGTTGTTTGTCATGATAATGTGCTGCTAAGCAACGAAATGCATATCTGGAGATTACAAGACTATGAAAATCGTGTTTGGGTTAGGGAAGTCATTACATTACCCAAGCCTTGCGTCGAGTTAGATCACCCTTACCCGCTAAATGTTTCTAATATGGACGAGATTATCTTCTCCTCGGGCAAGGTGTCTGGGAATGTGATCTGCTTACCCATCTATAACAAGAAGAGCAAACGTTGTAAAGTGTTACGCCTTACTCTTGGTGATGGATTTCTATCCCCAGAGACCGTGGAGTTCAAGCAAATCAAGTGCTATGCTGAAAGCATCATGCCATTATAG